The following coding sequences are from one Neurospora crassa OR74A linkage group I, whole genome shotgun sequence window:
- a CDS encoding C2H2 finger domain-containing protein FlbC: MMMTLDANQHRFAPLNYDHMSYQSSQPHFTNPWGSSSGPGGPPPPPPPQQPAPQNMYINNRDSAGLPHLNLAALPKRQHDVRNGSVWPHQPAAPGPVTTAPAGSAPMADVYRQQDLLSMPQDHLLGLNRMPHPATSTAYDTSAYTTSASPVSTNYPPSTSQYELGYPPATMRGAFGMAPDDTARRYSQQGIQPDDRRSFQDALEASQGMLTMSQETPRNIYDVRNRARGSTDSYGFPQTHSTGSSVSSASFGGYYGGSVDGSISDYSTAGSDIESLSGRSLPRPQGLMSSQPPAPQSMMGSFSSKVSTSTSKKHKCKVCDKRFTRPSSLQTHMYSHTGEKPFHCEVEGCGRQFSVVSNLRRHKKVHKPQSETPSETGSEAGQHSE; the protein is encoded by the exons atgatgatgaccttAGACGCCAACCAGCACCGTTTTGCACCGCTAAACTACGACCACATGTCTTATCAATCGAGCCAGCCACACTTCACCAACCCTTGGGGTTCGTCCTCGGGTCCTGGAgggccgcctcctcctcctcctcctcagcagcccGCTCCCCAGAACATGTACATCAACAACCGTGACAGCGCCGGCCTGCCGCATCTTAACCTCGCTGCACTCCCCAAGCGTCAGCACGACGTCAGGAACGGAAGTGTGTGGCCTCATCAACCTGCTGCTCCCGGCCCCGTCACAACTGCGCCAGCAGGTAGCGCTCCCATGGCGGATGTCTACAGGCAGCAGGACTTACTCTCTATGCCACAAGATCATCTCCTAGGTCTCAACCGCATGCCTCACCCAGCCACCTCGACAGCATATGATACCTCCGCCTACACCACCTCTGCTTCCCCCGTTAGCACCAACTATCCTCCTTCGACATCACAGTATGAGCTCGGTTACCCACCCGCCACCATGAGGGGGGCCTTTGGCATGGCTCCTGATGACACTGCGAGGAGGTATTCACAGCA GGGAATTCAACCTGATGACCGGAGAAGCTTTCAAGATGCGCTTGAAGCTAGCCAAGGCATGCTTACCATGAGCCAAGAGACACCAAGGAATATCTACGATGTGCGAAACCGTGCTAGGGGTTCTACAGACTCGTACGGCTTCCCTCAGACGCACTCCACGGGCTCTAGCGTTTCTTCTGCGAGCTTTGGAGGGTACTATGGCGGTTCAGTCGATGGGTCGATCAGCGATTATTCGACCGCAGGCTCTGACATTGAGTCGCTCTCTGGCCGGTCACTTCCTCGCCCTCAAGGCTTGATGTCGAGCCAGCCCCCGGCACCACAGTCTATGATGGGCTCCTTCAGCTCCAAGGTCTCAACAAGTACCTCGAAGAAGCACAAGTGCAAGGTTTGCGACAAGCGCTTCACACGGCCTAGCTCGCTCCAGACCCACATGTATAGCCATACCGGTGAAAAGC CCTTCCACTGCGAAGTTGAGGGATGCGGTCGCCAATTCTCAGTTGTGTCTAACCTCAGGAGACACAAGAAGGTCCACAAGCCCCAGAGCGAGACGCCATCTGAGACTGGTTCCGAAGCGGGCCAACACTCGGAATAA